Proteins found in one Solitalea lacus genomic segment:
- a CDS encoding patatin-like phospholipase family protein, with translation MKIGFVMSGGGIRGIAHLGVAKALYEAGLTFTKISGTSAGAIVGSFLANGYQPDYILNMFKVTNLFKYIKPTIKGFGLLSLQNTEVLYHQFLPKTFEELKIPLVVATTDLGNARVTYFSSGELIKPIQASSCIPAVFKPIEIDGKLYVDGGLLDNFPVEVIMDDCDFIIGSCCNHLEKIDHVNGIKSVIERSVVISLNSRTESKKRFCNVIIEPKGLGATSLFHVKRTDEIFELGYKAAKEELKNNQDLKDAIKSFKELQLEK, from the coding sequence ATGAAGATTGGATTTGTTATGTCGGGCGGTGGTATCCGCGGAATTGCGCACCTTGGTGTTGCAAAGGCCTTGTATGAAGCTGGTTTAACCTTTACGAAGATCTCCGGCACAAGTGCAGGGGCCATTGTGGGCTCCTTTTTGGCTAATGGTTACCAACCTGATTATATCTTAAACATGTTTAAGGTCACCAACCTGTTTAAATACATCAAACCTACCATTAAGGGCTTTGGATTGCTTTCATTACAAAACACTGAGGTTTTATACCATCAGTTTTTACCTAAAACCTTTGAAGAACTGAAAATACCATTAGTTGTGGCTACAACAGACTTGGGCAATGCCCGAGTTACCTATTTTTCTTCTGGTGAATTAATTAAACCTATACAGGCTTCAAGTTGCATTCCTGCCGTTTTTAAACCGATTGAAATTGACGGCAAATTATATGTAGATGGTGGTTTACTTGATAATTTTCCGGTAGAAGTTATCATGGACGATTGTGATTTCATTATTGGTTCATGCTGTAACCATCTGGAAAAGATTGACCACGTTAATGGAATCAAATCGGTAATTGAACGTTCAGTGGTTATCAGTCTCAACTCACGCACCGAAAGCAAAAAGCGTTTTTGCAACGTAATTATTGAGCCCAAGGGCTTAGGCGCAACCAGCCTGTTCCATGTAAAGCGCACAGATGAAATCTTCGAATTGGGCTATAAAGCAGCCAAGGAAGAATTAAAAAACAACCAGGACCTGAAAGATGCCATCAAGAGCTTTAAAGAACTACAGTTAGAAAAATAA
- the msrB gene encoding peptide-methionine (R)-S-oxide reductase MsrB translates to MSYKVHKTDEEWKKELTPEQYSVLRQKGTERPFTGKYDKFFEKGSYHCAACNAKLFESGTKFDSHCGWPSFDNAIAGTVEYHKDLSYGMVRTEVTCANCGGHLGHVFEDGPTSTGDRYCINSVSLKFVPEK, encoded by the coding sequence ATGAGTTATAAAGTTCACAAAACGGATGAGGAGTGGAAAAAAGAACTAACTCCTGAGCAATATTCGGTATTACGCCAAAAGGGTACAGAAAGACCTTTTACCGGAAAATATGATAAGTTCTTCGAAAAAGGATCGTACCACTGTGCCGCATGTAATGCCAAACTGTTTGAATCGGGCACCAAATTCGATTCTCACTGTGGATGGCCAAGCTTTGATAATGCCATAGCCGGAACAGTTGAGTATCATAAAGACTTAAGTTATGGAATGGTACGCACCGAGGTTACCTGTGCAAATTGCGGTGGTCATTTGGGCCATGTATTTGAAGATGGACCAACCTCCACAGGAGATCGCTATTGCATTAACTCTGTTTCGTTGAAATTTGTGCCGGAGAAGTAA
- a CDS encoding phosphoenolpyruvate carboxylase, with translation MEHLSETLLNDLHLAKERMGNSFHDLEFILTCFKEVLEESGEKELARFIPWIHDEIPKSEELSIKHIQLYSMVFHVLNLIEVNGAVQHRRKKENEQLKSANGLWAQKLNALKEKGLDSSAIAGKLNAIKVEPVLTAHPTEAKRITVLEHHRQLYLLLVQRQNTMFTGLEQEQIRNEIKLILDTLWRTGEIYLEKPNVESELRNVLHYLTNVFPEVLPILDSRLEQAWVDAGFDIELIQDIRNRPKISFGNWVGGDRDGHPLVTDQVTAEALKTLRLNAFVVIRRSLLELVRKLSFTHPFEDADAALQQRMLEMRAILGKEGDDAFFRNSGEAFRQFINLCLAMLPVKVKRNHLIEIKEVEVGYKYANELLNDLVLLRQSMIKYGAKRAALGYLNNAIRVVDTFGFHLAKLDVRQNSAYHDKAINQLLQASALQGDNYAEWTEERKQMFLNCELQYNRPFVHPSIKLQENASAVLKTYDELAKHVEKYGADAIGSLIVSMTRSVSDLLAVYLLQREAGLSEFTEEGLVCHLPVVPLFETIDDLNNSLAIMDTFLGHPVTQRSLAYQSRQAGGQEPVQMIMVGYSDSNKDGGILASQWSLYKAQYELAEIGRKHGVCVRFFHGRGGSVSRGAGPANWFIQALPHSALQGDLRETEQGETIEQKYANKMNASYNLELLLAGTTASTLLHQHTERQPHPLAAIFEWMAKESCSFYGDLIHRPNFIHFFSQATPIDAIESSRIGSRPARRTGERTLADLRAIPWVFSWNQTRCNMTSWYGVGYTLERLFNEQPEQFKQLKDALNSDPLVRYVFTNVESSLDSTDEEIISAYADLMTIIEAKEEILALLLDELSRTREMLAKLQDRSFEERRKNRYYSTQLRAVALKPLHLSQINLLKEWREMKQKGSSVVETENVLITLLTSINAIASALGTTG, from the coding sequence ATGGAACACCTGAGTGAAACATTACTGAATGATTTGCATTTGGCGAAAGAGCGGATGGGCAATTCTTTTCATGATTTGGAATTTATTTTGACCTGTTTTAAAGAGGTCTTGGAAGAAAGCGGCGAAAAGGAACTTGCCCGTTTTATTCCTTGGATACATGATGAAATTCCCAAGAGTGAAGAGCTTTCAATTAAGCATATTCAGTTGTATTCCATGGTTTTCCATGTTCTCAATCTCATAGAAGTTAATGGGGCTGTTCAGCATCGCCGTAAAAAGGAGAATGAACAGTTGAAAAGTGCTAATGGCTTATGGGCACAAAAACTTAATGCATTAAAAGAAAAAGGGCTTGATTCAAGCGCAATTGCTGGAAAACTTAATGCAATAAAAGTTGAGCCGGTTTTAACTGCGCATCCAACTGAAGCGAAACGTATTACAGTATTGGAGCATCATCGCCAACTCTATTTATTGTTGGTGCAACGCCAGAATACAATGTTTACCGGACTGGAACAAGAGCAAATTCGGAATGAAATTAAGCTGATACTAGATACACTATGGCGTACCGGTGAAATCTACCTGGAAAAGCCTAATGTTGAATCGGAGTTGAGAAATGTGTTACACTACCTAACTAATGTGTTTCCTGAAGTTTTACCAATTCTAGATAGCAGGTTAGAACAGGCTTGGGTTGATGCAGGTTTTGACATTGAATTAATACAGGATATCAGAAATCGACCTAAGATTTCTTTTGGTAACTGGGTTGGCGGCGACCGGGACGGGCATCCTTTGGTAACTGATCAGGTAACTGCAGAGGCTCTTAAAACCCTCCGTTTAAATGCATTTGTGGTTATCAGACGATCATTGCTGGAGTTGGTAAGAAAGTTAAGCTTTACTCATCCCTTTGAAGATGCAGATGCTGCTTTACAACAGCGTATGCTTGAAATGAGGGCCATTTTAGGAAAAGAAGGCGATGATGCATTTTTCCGAAATTCAGGAGAAGCATTCCGTCAGTTTATTAACCTTTGTTTGGCCATGTTGCCTGTTAAGGTTAAACGAAATCACCTTATTGAAATTAAAGAGGTTGAGGTAGGATATAAATATGCAAATGAATTATTGAACGACTTGGTACTCCTGCGTCAGTCGATGATAAAATATGGAGCCAAGCGCGCTGCATTGGGTTATCTTAACAATGCTATTCGGGTAGTCGATACTTTCGGATTTCATTTGGCCAAGTTAGATGTGCGTCAGAATTCAGCTTATCATGACAAAGCCATTAACCAATTATTGCAAGCGAGCGCTTTGCAAGGCGACAATTATGCGGAGTGGACAGAAGAACGTAAACAAATGTTCCTTAACTGCGAATTGCAGTATAACCGCCCGTTCGTTCACCCTTCTATAAAATTGCAGGAAAACGCTAGTGCTGTACTGAAAACTTATGACGAACTGGCCAAGCATGTTGAAAAATATGGAGCTGATGCAATTGGTTCACTCATTGTTAGCATGACCCGAAGCGTTTCAGACTTGCTGGCTGTTTACCTGTTGCAACGAGAAGCAGGTCTTTCTGAATTTACCGAGGAAGGCTTGGTTTGTCATCTGCCGGTTGTTCCGTTGTTTGAAACCATTGACGATTTAAATAATAGCTTGGCTATTATGGATACCTTCCTCGGCCATCCTGTTACCCAGCGAAGCTTGGCGTATCAAAGCAGACAAGCTGGCGGACAAGAACCAGTACAAATGATAATGGTAGGTTATAGCGATAGTAATAAAGACGGTGGTATTTTGGCTTCGCAATGGTCGTTGTATAAAGCGCAGTATGAATTGGCTGAAATTGGTCGTAAGCATGGTGTTTGTGTCCGTTTCTTCCATGGTCGAGGAGGTTCGGTAAGTCGTGGAGCCGGTCCGGCAAATTGGTTTATCCAGGCGTTGCCGCATTCTGCACTGCAAGGCGATTTACGAGAGACAGAACAGGGGGAAACTATTGAGCAGAAATATGCCAATAAAATGAACGCCAGCTATAACCTTGAATTGTTATTGGCAGGTACAACAGCCTCTACCTTATTGCACCAGCATACGGAGCGTCAACCTCATCCTTTGGCCGCAATATTTGAGTGGATGGCAAAAGAAAGCTGTTCATTTTATGGCGATTTAATCCATCGGCCTAATTTTATTCATTTCTTTAGCCAGGCCACCCCAATTGATGCAATTGAGTCAAGCCGTATTGGTTCGCGTCCGGCGAGAAGAACAGGAGAACGTACCCTGGCAGATTTGCGTGCTATTCCCTGGGTGTTCAGTTGGAACCAAACCCGCTGTAATATGACGAGCTGGTATGGCGTAGGTTATACATTGGAACGATTATTTAACGAACAACCTGAACAGTTTAAACAATTAAAAGATGCGTTAAATTCAGATCCTTTGGTTCGTTATGTGTTTACTAATGTTGAGTCATCATTAGACTCCACCGATGAAGAAATCATTTCAGCTTATGCTGATTTAATGACAATTATTGAAGCAAAAGAAGAGATATTAGCCTTGTTGCTGGATGAGTTATCCAGAACACGTGAGATGCTTGCTAAACTACAAGACCGTTCTTTTGAAGAGCGTCGTAAAAACCGTTACTATTCAACACAACTGCGGGCTGTAGCATTAAAGCCATTGCATCTAAGTCAGATTAATCTGTTGAAGGAGTGGAGAGAGATGAAGCAAAAAGGAAGCTCTGTGGTGGAAACAGAAAATGTGCTGATTACTTTGTTGACTTCAATTAATGCTATTGCAAGTGCATTGGGAACAACGGGATAA
- a CDS encoding aldehyde dehydrogenase family protein — MNVINPASEEIITTLKEDGQDSLSIKFQLLQAAQPSWAQKPLEVRIELLRNFCNLLENDSEHLAGILTAEVGKPMQQSRNELKGARRRIDWMLKNAEKYLTDELMTFEEGLIEKISYEPLGVVCNISAWNYPYLVGVNVFVPALLAGNVVMYKPSEYASLTGLQIEKLLKKAGVPEDVFQVAIGGKDTGELLLDMEFDGYFFTGSYKTGKHIYECVASKMVPCQLELGGKDPLYVADDVQDIIAVAEATADGAFYNNGQSCCAVERIYVHEKIYDQYVEAFLKEVQSWKVGEPTGQGVYIGPLTRKDQIAILEHQIDDALAKGATVLTGGKRCEGKGYYFEPTVLIGVTNTMKIMQEESFGPVIGIMKVKDDAEALTLMQDTQYGLTAAVYSSDEGRAKKILEQINAGTGYWNCCDRVSAALPWSGRKHSGIGATLSHQGFRVFTKLKAWHLRN, encoded by the coding sequence ATGAATGTCATTAACCCAGCCTCCGAAGAAATCATAACTACACTAAAAGAAGACGGCCAGGATTCCCTATCGATAAAATTTCAGCTCTTACAAGCAGCACAACCTAGTTGGGCCCAGAAGCCTTTGGAAGTTCGGATTGAGCTACTGCGTAATTTTTGCAATTTGCTGGAAAATGATAGCGAACACTTAGCAGGCATCCTTACTGCTGAAGTGGGAAAACCTATGCAACAATCCCGAAATGAGCTAAAAGGAGCAAGACGTCGAATTGATTGGATGCTCAAGAATGCTGAAAAGTATTTAACAGATGAACTTATGACCTTTGAAGAAGGTCTAATAGAAAAAATATCGTACGAGCCTTTGGGTGTTGTTTGTAATATATCAGCTTGGAATTACCCTTATCTGGTAGGAGTTAATGTTTTTGTTCCAGCGTTATTGGCGGGCAATGTAGTTATGTATAAGCCTTCTGAGTATGCCTCTCTAACTGGGTTACAAATAGAGAAATTATTAAAAAAAGCAGGGGTTCCCGAAGATGTTTTTCAGGTGGCCATTGGCGGAAAAGATACAGGAGAGCTATTGCTGGATATGGAGTTTGACGGCTACTTTTTTACCGGATCTTATAAAACCGGAAAACATATTTATGAATGTGTAGCCTCTAAAATGGTGCCTTGTCAATTGGAATTAGGAGGAAAAGATCCACTTTATGTAGCAGATGATGTACAGGATATTATTGCTGTGGCGGAGGCAACAGCTGATGGGGCATTCTATAATAACGGTCAGAGCTGTTGTGCTGTGGAGCGTATCTACGTACATGAAAAAATTTATGATCAATATGTAGAGGCATTTTTAAAAGAAGTTCAATCGTGGAAGGTGGGAGAGCCTACTGGGCAAGGTGTGTATATCGGGCCATTAACCCGCAAGGATCAAATAGCCATTTTGGAGCATCAGATTGACGATGCACTCGCCAAAGGTGCTACAGTATTAACAGGGGGTAAACGTTGTGAAGGAAAGGGATATTATTTTGAACCAACGGTTTTAATTGGAGTGACTAATACTATGAAAATAATGCAGGAAGAAAGTTTTGGCCCTGTTATCGGCATCATGAAAGTGAAAGACGATGCGGAAGCTTTAACGCTTATGCAGGATACCCAATATGGGCTTACGGCAGCCGTTTATTCCAGTGATGAAGGACGAGCAAAGAAAATATTGGAGCAAATAAATGCTGGAACCGGCTATTGGAATTGCTGCGATCGTGTGAGTGCGGCACTGCCATGGAGTGGTCGCAAACATTCGGGTATTGGAGCCACACTTTCGCATCAGGGCTTTCGAGTATTTACAAAACTCAAAGCTTGGCATTTAAGGAATTAA
- a CDS encoding gamma-glutamyl-gamma-aminobutyrate hydrolase family protein — MKDKLTIGITDCSKYSNYSNWVISYADTVEVLKLGVGDFDAIKKCDGLLLTGGEDVNPRFYNKPENLEYCYADDMNEARDEFELKLLEYSQQNALPVLGICRGMQIGNVFFGGTLIPDIPSWGKPSHAKLANGNDKYHPVNIDSHSWLRRILQADEGLINSNHHQCVDKIGYGLVVSAHSLDGIAEALERSSPENSSFLCLVQWHPERMQDQQSPFVRNILNAFMEAVRTWKRKY, encoded by the coding sequence TTGAAAGATAAACTAACCATAGGTATTACTGATTGCAGTAAGTATAGTAATTATAGCAACTGGGTTATATCCTACGCCGATACAGTTGAAGTGTTGAAACTTGGTGTCGGAGATTTTGATGCTATTAAAAAATGTGATGGACTGCTGCTTACAGGAGGAGAGGACGTGAACCCTCGGTTTTATAATAAGCCCGAAAATCTTGAGTATTGCTATGCCGATGACATGAACGAGGCGCGTGATGAGTTTGAATTGAAATTATTAGAATATTCTCAGCAAAATGCATTACCTGTGCTGGGGATTTGTCGGGGGATGCAAATAGGCAATGTTTTTTTCGGAGGGACACTTATTCCTGATATTCCCTCCTGGGGTAAGCCTAGTCATGCAAAATTGGCCAATGGAAATGATAAGTATCATCCGGTGAATATTGATTCACATTCCTGGTTGAGAAGAATATTACAGGCAGACGAAGGACTCATCAACAGTAATCACCATCAGTGCGTAGATAAAATAGGTTATGGATTGGTGGTGAGTGCTCACTCGCTTGACGGTATAGCTGAAGCATTGGAGCGAAGCAGTCCCGAAAACAGTTCATTTTTGTGTTTGGTTCAATGGCACCCTGAAAGGATGCAAGATCAGCAAAGTCCGTTTGTAAGGAATATACTGAACGCGTTTATGGAGGCTGTAAGAACATGGAAGAGAAAATATTAA
- a CDS encoding iron-containing alcohol dehydrogenase produces the protein MIFDKVYQYNFPTIIRFGAGAVKELPAYLQYHGLKKPLIVTDAIVAQLPFFKEILEDLRRNSIAVEVFCDTHKNPVKSDVYKGTDVWDHTERDSIVGIGGGASLDIARAIVLRINHREDLFKYDDLIGGDIYVTNEVPHFIAIPTTAGTGSEVGRSAIIADDETHQKRILFSPKLMAKVVFADPILTLELPAFVTAATGMDALTHNMEAFLAKNPHPICEGIALEGIYLIKESLEKATNKPDLESRSKMMMASMMGAIAFQKGLGVVHSLAHPLSSLLDTHHGLANAVNIPYGMEFNIKGFEDKFRRIARALELKEETGEAVVSYLFDLNSKINIPHKLREIGVKDVHIETLSDLAAADFAHPNNPKPVTREDFKSLYLKAL, from the coding sequence AGAAACCCTTGATTGTTACAGATGCGATAGTGGCTCAATTGCCTTTCTTTAAAGAGATCTTAGAAGATTTAAGACGAAACTCCATTGCAGTGGAAGTATTTTGTGATACACATAAAAACCCTGTAAAGTCTGATGTTTATAAAGGAACTGATGTTTGGGATCATACGGAGAGAGATTCTATTGTAGGAATAGGAGGTGGGGCTTCATTAGATATTGCCAGAGCAATTGTCTTGCGCATTAATCATCGTGAAGACCTGTTCAAATACGATGATTTAATTGGCGGTGATATCTATGTAACCAATGAAGTGCCCCATTTTATCGCAATTCCCACTACTGCAGGTACCGGTAGTGAGGTAGGCAGAAGTGCCATTATTGCCGATGATGAAACGCATCAAAAAAGGATTCTGTTTTCTCCTAAACTAATGGCTAAAGTTGTGTTTGCAGACCCAATCTTAACCTTGGAATTGCCGGCCTTTGTTACGGCTGCTACCGGTATGGATGCTCTTACGCATAATATGGAAGCTTTTCTTGCTAAAAATCCACATCCGATTTGTGAAGGTATAGCCTTGGAAGGTATTTACCTGATCAAGGAATCGCTCGAAAAGGCAACTAATAAGCCTGATTTGGAATCACGAAGTAAAATGATGATGGCCTCTATGATGGGAGCCATAGCCTTTCAAAAAGGGTTAGGAGTGGTACACTCTCTGGCGCATCCACTTTCGTCCTTGTTAGATACTCATCATGGTTTAGCCAATGCGGTAAACATTCCCTACGGCATGGAGTTTAATATTAAAGGGTTTGAAGATAAATTCAGGAGAATTGCACGAGCTCTGGAGTTAAAAGAAGAAACCGGCGAGGCAGTAGTGAGCTATTTGTTTGATTTAAACTCGAAGATCAATATCCCTCATAAGCTTCGGGAAATTGGAGTAAAGGATGTTCATATTGAAACCCTGTCAGATCTGGCTGCTGCTGACTTTGCCCATCCTAATAATCCTAAACCAGTTACAAGGGAAGATTTTAAGTCTTTATATTTAAAAGCATTATAA